A window of Garra rufa chromosome 16, GarRuf1.0, whole genome shotgun sequence contains these coding sequences:
- the LOC141288169 gene encoding stonustoxin subunit alpha-like, translating into MSEERPVQNRSTESRSKKDRILVVSRLSGCMVTQKGCHYVSSALSLNPLHLRELDLSYNHPGDSGVKLLFEKLKDPNCSLDKLNVDHGGESRITAGLKKYACFLTLDPNTANTKLILSEENRKVIFVRENQSYHDHPDRFDCVPQVLCRESVCGRCYWEIESSGDGNVFISVSYKSIRRKGNDFCGFGSNDQSWSLICSSYSYSFRHKDILTHIPVKPISKRIGVYVDESAGTLFFYSVSDTMSLIHTVQTTFTETLYPGFTIYPRSSVKLC; encoded by the exons ATGTCTGAAGAGAGACCGGTGCAAAATCGCTCCACTGAGAGCAGGAGTAAGAAGGATCGGATACTGGTTGTATCGAG gttgtctggctgtatggtgacacAGAAAGGCTGTCATTAtgtgtcttcagctctgagtttAAACCCCTTACActtgagagagctggatctgagctacaatcacccaggagaTTCAGGAGTCAAGCTGCTTTTTGAAAAACTGAAGGATCCAAATTGCTCACTGGACAAACTCAA tgtggatcatggaggagaatcCAGGATAACAGCAGGACTGAAGAAAT atgcctgttttctcacactggatccaaacacagcaaacactaaACTCATTCTGTCTGAGGAGAACAGAAAGGTGATATTTGTGAGAGAGAATCAATCGTATcatgatcatccagacagatttgactGTGTgcctcaggtgttgtgtagagagagtgtgtgtggacgctgttactgggagattgagaGTAGTGGGGATGGCAATGTgtttatatcagtgtcatataaaagCATCAGGAGAAAGGGAAATGATTTTTGTGGGTTTGGatctaatgatcagtcctggagtttgatcTGCTCTTCCTACAGTTATTCATTTCGGCACAAGGACATATTGACTCATATCCCTGTGAAGCCCATCAGCAAGAGAATCggagtgtatgtggatgagagtgcaggaactctgtttttctacagcgtctctgacacaatgagcctcatccacacagtccagaccacattcactGAGACACTCTATCCTGGGTTTACTATTTATCCTAGatcatcagtgaaactgtgttga